One part of the Oncorhynchus clarkii lewisi isolate Uvic-CL-2024 chromosome 7, UVic_Ocla_1.0, whole genome shotgun sequence genome encodes these proteins:
- the LOC139412804 gene encoding serine/threonine-protein kinase 16-like codes for MGQTLCICSRGSITIDNKRYYFIQKLDEGGFSYVDLVEGVQDGRFYALKRILCHDREGRQEAQTEVEMHRLFSHPNILGLAGHTFIERGGKSEAWILLPYVQKGSLWSVLEKLRDKGSFMPERRILKVLQGICSGLKAMHDRGYAHRDLKPTNVLLEEDDRPLLMDLGSMNRSRMEVKGTREAMTVQDWAAQRCTISYRAPELFNVESHCVIDDRTDIWSLGCVLYSMMFLEGPYDMVFQKGDSVALAVQNPVTIPQPCSYSESLQNLLSSIMVSNPQERPDVNWILDQIQDMTCSSPNTQTNMV; via the exons ATGGGTCAGACCCTGTGTATCTGTTCCCGCGGCTCCATCACCATTGACAACAAAAGATACTACTTCATCCAGAAACTAGATGAAGG AGGGTTCAGCTATGTGGACCTAGTGGAGGGGGTGCAGGATGGGCGTTTCTACGCCCTGAAGAGGATCCTGTGCCATGACCGGGAGGGTCGCCAAGAGGCTCAGACGGAGGTGGAGATGCACCGTCTCTTCAGCCACCCCAACATCCTGGGCCTGGCAGGGCACACCTTCATAGAGAGGGGGGGCAAGAGTGAGGCCTGGATACTGCTGCCCTACGTTCAG AAGGGCAGTCTGTGGTCAGTGCTAGAGAAGCTGAGGGACAAGGGCAGCTTCATGCCAGAGAGACGCATCCTGAAGGTACTACAGGGCATCTGTTCTGGACTGAAGGCCATGCATGACAGAGGCTACGCACACAG AGATCTGAAGCCTACCAATGTACTCCTAGAGGAGGATGACAGGCCGCTGCTGATGGACCTGGGTTCTATGAACCGCTCCAGGATGGAGGTCAAGGGGACCAGGGAGGCCATGACAGTACAGGACTGGGCAGCTCAGAGGTGTACTATATCGTACCGCGCCCCTGAGCTCTTTAACGTGGAGAGCCACTGTGTCATCGATGACCGTACAGACATCTGG tctCTGGGATGTGTACTGTACAGCATGATGTTCCTGGAGGGGCCCTATGACATGGTGTTCCAGAAGGGAGACAGTGTGGCCCTTGCTGTCCAGAACCCAGTTACCATCCCTCAGCCATGCAG TTACTCTGAAAGCCTGCAGAACCTGCTGAGCTCCATCATGGTGTCCAACCCCCAGGAAAGACCCGACGTCAACTGGATCTTGGACCAGATACAGGACATGACGTGTTCCAGCCCCAACACACAGACCAATATGGTATGA
- the LOC139412803 gene encoding tubulin alpha chain-like: MRECISVHVGQAGVQMGNTCWELYCLEHGIQPDGTMPNNKAVGSTDDSFTTFFSATGIGKYVPRAIFVDLEPTVIDEVRTGTYRQLFHPEQLISGKEDAANNYARGHYTIGKEIIDQVLDRIRKLADQCTGLQGFLVFHSFGGGTGSGFTSLLMERLSVDFGKKSKLEFAIYPAPQVSTAVVEPYNSILTTHTTLEHSDCAFMVDNEAIYDICRRNLDIERPSYTNLNRLISQIVSSITASLRFDGALNVDLTEFQTNLVPYPRIHFPLATYAPVISAEKAYHEQLSVAEITNSCFEPANQMVKCDPRHGKYMACCLLYRGDVVPKDVNVAIGNIKTKRSIQFVDWCPTGFKVGINYQPPTVVPGGDLAKVQRAVCMLSNTTAIAEAWARLDHKFDLMYAKRAFVHWYVGEGMEEGEFSEAREDMAALEKDYEEVGIDSFEEDEEGEEY, encoded by the exons ATG CGTGAATGTATCTCTGTGCATGTAGGTCAGGCTGGAGTCCAGATGGGCAACACCTGTTGGGAGCTGTACTGCCTGGAGCACGGGATCCAGCCGGACGGCACCATGCCTAACAACAAGGCGGTCGGTAGCACTGACGACTCCTTCACCACGTTCTTCAGCGCCACGGGCATCGGGAAATACGTGCCCCGCGCCATCTTTGTAGACCTGGAGCCCACTGTCATTG ATGAGGTGCGGACAGGTACCTACCGCCAGCTGTTTCACCCCGAGCAGCTGATCTCAGGGAAGGAGGATGCAGCCAATAACTATGCCCGTGGCCACTACACTATCGGCAAGGAGATCATCGACCAAGTGCTGGACAGGATCCGTAAACTG GCTGACCAGTGTACGGGGCTCCAAGGTTTCTTGGTCTTCCACAGCTTCGGAGGAGGTACCGGCTCTGGTTTCACCTCCCTGCTCATGGAGCGTCTCTCAGTCGACTTCGGGAAGAAATCCAAGCTGGAGTTTGCCATATACCCTGCTCCCCAGGTGTCCACAGCTGTGGTGGAGCCCTACAACTCCATCCTGACCACCCACACCACCCTAGAGCACTCTGACTGTGCCTTCATGGTCGACAATGAGGCCATCTACGACATCTGCCGTAGAAACCTGGACATTGAGCGCCCCTCTTACACCAACCTCAACAGGCTCATCAGCCAGATTGTCTCCTCCATCACAGCCTCTCTCCGCTTCGATGGTGCCCTTAATGTGGacctgacagagttccagaccaACCTGGTGCCTTACCCCCGCATCCACTTTCCCCTGGCCACCTATGCCCCTGTTATCTCAGCCGAGAAGGCCTACCACGAGCAGCTTTCTGTGGCTGAGATCACCAACTCCTGCTTCGAGCCCGCCAACCAGATGGTGAAGTGCGACCCTCGCCACGGTAAGTACATGGCGTGCTGCCTGCTGTACCGCGGAGACGTGGTGCCCAAGGATGTCAACGTGGCCATCGGCAACATCAAGACAAAGCGAAGCATCCAGTTCGTGGACTGGTGCCCTACAGGTTTCAAAGTGGGCATCAACtaccagccacccactgtggTGCCAGGGGGTGACCTGGCCAAGGTCCAGAGAGCTGTGTGCATGTTGAGCAACACCACAGCCATCGCTGAGGCCTGGGCGCGTCTCGACCACAAGTTTGACCTGATGTATGCCAAGCGGGCATTCGTGCACTGGTACGTGGGTGAGGGCATGGAGGAGGGAGAGTTCTCTGAGGCCAGGGAAGACATGGCTGCCCTGGAGAAGGACTATGAAGAGGTTGGAATCGACTCAtttgaggaggacgaggagggagaggagtattAG